From the Pseudoxanthobacter soli DSM 19599 genome, one window contains:
- the trxA gene encoding thioredoxin TrxA has protein sequence MASAADSATTKVTDTSFKADVLDADVPVVVDFWAEWCGPCKMIAPALEEIASNLEGSVRIAKLNVDENQATAIKYGVRSIPTLMVFKGGELAATKVGALPKQQLQDWIKSAI, from the coding sequence ATGGCTTCCGCCGCAGACTCCGCCACGACCAAGGTGACCGACACGTCCTTCAAGGCCGATGTTCTCGACGCGGACGTTCCGGTCGTCGTCGATTTCTGGGCCGAGTGGTGCGGCCCGTGCAAGATGATCGCGCCAGCGCTGGAGGAGATCGCCTCCAACCTCGAAGGATCCGTCCGCATCGCCAAGCTGAACGTGGACGAGAATCAGGCGACCGCGATCAAGTACGGCGTGCGCTCGATTCCGACGCTGATGGTCTTCAAGGGTGGCGAACTCGCCGCCACGAAGGTCGGCGCCCTGCCGAAGCAGCAGCTTCAGGACTGGATCAAGAGCGCGATCTGA
- the prmC gene encoding peptide chain release factor N(5)-glutamine methyltransferase: MPDAADSGTRIADLLIRTRAAFRAAGLPTADLDARLLVSEAFGLSSTAVVIEGDRAATADGQTRLADFTRRRLDGEPVGRLLGRREFWGIPFALAPDTLEPRPDTETVVEAALAAFPHRDAPLRFADLGTGTGAIAVAILSERPNAVAVGLDLAPGAVAAAVKNAVSAGVGTRFLGVVGDFSRLPVAGFDFIVSNPPYITSSDMASLDRGVLEYDPALALDGGPDGLVAYRALIPAAFAALKPEGRLIVEIGAGQERDVAALMTRAGFEAVFARRDLAGLDRVIEGRRTTAR; encoded by the coding sequence ATGCCGGACGCGGCGGACAGCGGCACACGCATCGCGGACCTTCTGATCCGCACACGCGCGGCCTTCCGTGCCGCCGGCCTGCCGACCGCCGATCTCGATGCGCGGCTTCTGGTGTCCGAGGCGTTCGGGTTGTCGTCGACGGCCGTGGTGATCGAGGGCGACCGGGCGGCGACCGCCGACGGCCAGACCCGGCTCGCGGATTTCACGCGCCGCCGCCTTGACGGCGAGCCGGTCGGCCGCCTTCTCGGCCGGCGCGAGTTCTGGGGCATCCCGTTCGCGCTCGCCCCCGACACGCTGGAGCCGCGGCCCGATACCGAGACTGTGGTGGAGGCGGCGCTCGCGGCCTTTCCGCATCGCGACGCGCCGCTGCGTTTCGCCGATCTCGGCACCGGAACCGGGGCGATCGCCGTCGCGATCCTCTCGGAGCGGCCGAACGCCGTCGCCGTCGGGCTCGATCTCGCGCCCGGCGCGGTGGCGGCGGCGGTGAAGAATGCGGTCTCCGCAGGCGTCGGCACCCGCTTTCTGGGGGTCGTCGGCGATTTTTCACGGCTTCCGGTGGCCGGTTTCGATTTCATTGTCTCGAATCCGCCCTATATTACGTCTAGTGATATGGCTTCACTTGATCGGGGCGTGCTCGAATACGATCCGGCATTGGCACTCGATGGCGGTCCGGACGGGCTCGTCGCCTACCGTGCGCTCATCCCCGCGGCGTTCGCCGCCCTCAAGCCGGAGGGACGGCTGATCGTGGAGATCGGCGCCGGGCAGGAGCGCGACGTCGCCGCATTGATGACGCGGGCGGGGTTCGAAGCGGTGTTCGCGCGGCGCGATCTGGCGGGGCTCGACCGCGTGATCGAAGGCCGGCGGACGACGGCAAGATGA
- a CDS encoding methyl-accepting chemotaxis protein: MQEPNDNTTLRESVTNARGKVTTAVQAALAGLAALPAAEEAQAHAALNTAFTAWEAVRQDYDAAVGQPVASRDKALRDRYFDRGSALIAGVEQASRIVEQEMQALDPATSRLVQIRNLVWSARSSAGQSSLALNTALAQKRPLTEAEVTDLDDTDDTARFAWTIASEMIESPGIPDSLKAAKAEADAAYFTGPFSQTRKAVAETLSDGKVPDVDLEKWRVDIRAGLAEISDTATLAVTLVVDDANADNHEANRSFAIIAALVAVALAFAVAGFIVVNRRVVRGMTRLSDSMRTLATGDTEAEIAGVGRRDEIGDMAAAVQVFKDNMIRNTALEAEAKAREAEAAVERRRLMQDLADRFENAVGGIVAAVSSAATELQHTAESMSSAATETAAQATTVAAAAEQAANNVQVVASAAEEMGASVQEIGSQVERSAGMSKLAVSEADQTGALVRELSEGAMRIGNVVQLISGIAAQTNLLALNATIEAARAGDAGKGFAVVAAEVKTLAEQTTRATGEISAQIGTIQAATERAVGVIGGIAGRIQSMDDIAASISAAVEQQGATTQEIVRNITQAATGTGEVTRNITGVAGAADQTGAAASQLLSSSSALSSQAERLGHEVNRFLETVRAA; encoded by the coding sequence TTGCAGGAACCCAATGACAACACGACCCTCCGCGAGTCCGTGACCAATGCCCGCGGCAAGGTGACGACCGCCGTTCAGGCGGCGCTCGCCGGGCTTGCCGCCCTGCCGGCCGCGGAAGAAGCGCAGGCCCACGCCGCGCTCAACACCGCCTTCACGGCGTGGGAAGCCGTGCGGCAGGACTATGACGCCGCGGTAGGCCAGCCGGTCGCCTCGCGCGACAAGGCCCTGCGCGATCGCTATTTCGACCGGGGAAGCGCCCTCATCGCGGGCGTCGAGCAGGCCTCCAGGATCGTCGAACAGGAGATGCAGGCGCTCGATCCCGCCACCTCGCGGCTCGTCCAGATTCGCAACCTCGTCTGGTCCGCCCGCTCGTCCGCCGGGCAGAGTTCGCTCGCGCTGAACACGGCCCTCGCCCAGAAGCGGCCGCTGACGGAAGCCGAAGTCACCGACCTCGACGATACCGACGACACCGCCAGGTTCGCCTGGACGATTGCAAGCGAGATGATCGAGAGCCCGGGCATCCCGGACAGCCTCAAGGCGGCAAAGGCCGAAGCCGACGCCGCCTATTTCACCGGCCCCTTCAGCCAGACCCGCAAGGCTGTCGCCGAAACGCTGTCCGACGGCAAGGTGCCCGACGTGGATCTCGAGAAGTGGCGCGTCGATATCCGGGCGGGCCTTGCAGAGATCTCCGACACCGCCACCCTCGCGGTCACGCTCGTGGTCGATGACGCCAACGCCGACAACCACGAGGCCAATCGGAGCTTCGCCATCATCGCGGCTCTCGTCGCGGTCGCGCTGGCCTTCGCCGTCGCCGGCTTCATCGTCGTCAACCGGCGCGTGGTGCGCGGCATGACCCGGCTGTCGGATTCGATGCGCACCCTGGCGACCGGCGATACCGAAGCCGAGATCGCCGGCGTCGGCCGCCGCGACGAGATCGGCGACATGGCCGCGGCCGTGCAGGTCTTCAAGGACAACATGATCCGCAACACCGCGCTGGAGGCCGAGGCGAAGGCCCGCGAGGCCGAGGCGGCGGTGGAACGGCGCCGGCTGATGCAGGACCTCGCCGACCGCTTCGAGAACGCGGTCGGTGGCATCGTCGCCGCGGTGTCCTCCGCCGCGACCGAACTCCAGCACACCGCCGAATCGATGTCCTCCGCCGCCACCGAGACCGCGGCCCAGGCGACGACCGTCGCCGCCGCCGCCGAGCAGGCCGCCAACAACGTCCAGGTGGTGGCGAGCGCGGCGGAGGAAATGGGCGCGTCGGTGCAGGAAATCGGCAGCCAGGTGGAGCGTTCCGCCGGCATGTCGAAGCTCGCGGTGTCCGAGGCCGACCAGACCGGCGCCCTGGTGCGTGAGCTGTCGGAAGGCGCGATGCGGATCGGCAATGTCGTGCAGCTGATCTCCGGCATCGCCGCCCAGACCAACCTTCTCGCCCTCAACGCCACCATCGAGGCGGCGCGGGCGGGGGATGCCGGCAAGGGCTTCGCGGTGGTCGCCGCCGAGGTGAAGACGCTCGCCGAGCAGACCACACGCGCGACCGGCGAGATCTCCGCCCAGATCGGCACCATCCAGGCCGCAACCGAGCGGGCGGTCGGCGTGATCGGCGGCATCGCCGGGCGTATCCAGTCGATGGACGATATCGCGGCCTCGATTTCGGCCGCGGTCGAGCAGCAGGGCGCGACCACTCAGGAGATCGTGCGCAACATCACCCAGGCGGCGACGGGCACCGGCGAGGTGACGCGCAACATCACCGGGGTCGCGGGCGCGGCCGACCAGACCGGCGCCGCGGCGTCGCAGCTGCTCTCGTCGTCCTCGGCGCTGTCCTCGCAGGCCGAACGCCTCGGCCACGAGGTCAACCGCTTCCTCGAAACCGTCCGCGCCGCCTGA
- a CDS encoding DUF4167 domain-containing protein, with protein sequence MRQGNPNKRLRGRNNNNNNNNNGNNNRKGPNPLTRTYESNGPDVKIRGTALHIAEKYMQLARDAQSSGDTVTGENYLQHAEHYYRIIAAANATSPHPVFVREDDTADDDFDGARQEGRYQDSNNRYDNNVRSEGNRFEGQRQDRPERQERQDRPERQDRSERSERHDNRQEGGYRHEGGRNGDAPYQQRPRHQRFERPVFNNGDPTLPPGLGQQPDIAPEPVNAARAPAAPAPSPAPVPAAADEAQPAVASFEAEVPPVSAEAAPAEPAPRATRGRGRPPRTPRPAAEADEEIASAAQVPDAEAEAGDEEGAARPRRRVRGSRGRGRRSAEAAEAVGEPSLPLGGE encoded by the coding sequence ATGAGACAGGGAAATCCCAACAAGCGCCTCCGTGGCAGGAATAACAACAATAACAATAATAATAACGGCAATAACAATCGGAAAGGCCCAAATCCGTTGACGAGGACTTATGAGTCCAATGGGCCGGATGTGAAGATTCGTGGCACTGCGCTGCACATCGCTGAAAAGTACATGCAGCTTGCGCGCGATGCCCAGTCTTCGGGCGACACGGTTACCGGCGAGAACTATCTTCAGCACGCCGAGCATTATTATCGCATCATCGCTGCGGCGAATGCGACCTCTCCTCATCCCGTGTTCGTGCGGGAGGACGATACCGCCGACGACGATTTCGACGGCGCGCGCCAGGAAGGCCGCTACCAGGACTCCAACAATCGCTACGACAACAACGTCCGCAGCGAGGGCAACCGCTTCGAGGGCCAGCGCCAGGACCGTCCCGAGCGCCAGGAGCGCCAGGACCGTCCCGAACGCCAGGACCGTTCGGAGCGTTCGGAGCGCCACGACAATCGCCAGGAAGGCGGCTATCGCCACGAGGGCGGCCGCAACGGCGATGCGCCCTACCAGCAGCGCCCGCGCCACCAGCGCTTCGAGCGCCCGGTGTTCAACAACGGCGACCCGACCCTGCCCCCCGGCCTCGGCCAGCAGCCCGATATCGCGCCCGAGCCGGTGAACGCCGCCCGCGCGCCCGCCGCCCCCGCCCCGAGCCCGGCTCCGGTTCCCGCTGCGGCTGACGAGGCGCAGCCGGCCGTTGCATCGTTCGAGGCGGAGGTGCCGCCCGTTTCCGCAGAAGCCGCGCCGGCCGAGCCGGCCCCGCGGGCGACCCGCGGCCGTGGCCGTCCGCCGCGCACGCCGCGTCCGGCCGCCGAGGCCGACGAGGAGATCGCGAGCGCTGCCCAGGTTCCGGACGCCGAAGCCGAGGCGGGTGACGAGGAGGGCGCCGCGCGCCCGCGCCGCCGGGTTCGCGGCAGCCGCGGCCGCGGCCGTCGCTCGGCCGAGGCCGCCGAGGCCGTGGGCGAGCCGTCGCTGCCGCTGGGCGGCGAGTAG
- the grpE gene encoding nucleotide exchange factor GrpE, which yields MTTESREPTQETEPAAEAVGSEDAQQPQAAASDAVAALKAENDNLRDQVLRTLAEMENLRRRTEREVQDAGRYAIASFARDMLSVGDNLRRALDALPAEARAAADSALTNLLSGVELTERELLKGLEKHGVRKIAPSGQKFDPNLHQAMFEVPNAEVPNGTVVQVLQEGFVIGDRVLRPALVGVSKGGPKSTAKAADETAG from the coding sequence ATGACGACCGAAAGCCGCGAACCGACCCAGGAAACCGAACCGGCCGCCGAGGCCGTGGGCAGCGAGGATGCGCAGCAGCCTCAGGCTGCCGCGTCGGACGCCGTTGCGGCGCTGAAGGCCGAGAACGACAATCTGCGCGATCAGGTGCTGCGCACGCTGGCGGAGATGGAAAACCTGCGCCGGCGCACCGAGCGCGAGGTGCAGGATGCGGGCCGCTATGCGATCGCCTCGTTCGCCCGCGACATGCTGAGCGTCGGCGACAACCTGCGCCGGGCGCTCGACGCGCTGCCGGCGGAGGCGCGGGCCGCGGCCGACAGCGCGCTCACCAACCTGCTGAGCGGTGTGGAACTCACCGAGCGCGAGCTTCTGAAGGGGCTGGAGAAGCACGGCGTGCGCAAGATCGCACCGAGCGGTCAGAAGTTCGATCCCAACCTGCATCAGGCGATGTTCGAGGTTCCGAACGCCGAGGTTCCGAACGGCACCGTCGTTCAGGTGCTTCAGGAGGGGTTCGTCATCGGCGACCGCGTGCTGCGCCCGGCGCTGGTGGGCGTCTCCAAGGGCGGTCCGAAGTCCACTGCCAAGGCCGCGGACGAGACAGCGGGCTGA
- the clpB gene encoding ATP-dependent chaperone ClpB: MNFETYTERARGFIQSAQTGALGQGHQQFLPEHLLKVLLDDEEGLASGLIQRAGGNPAEARAALERALAKVPKVGGSGGGQLYLAGPTAKVFEAAERLAKKAGDSYVTVERLLVALASEKDAETSKILSAAGATPAKLEAAIADLRKGRTADTASAESQYDALKKYARDLTQTARDGKLDPVIGRDEEIRRTIQVLSRRTKNNPVLIGEPGVGKTAIAEGLALRIVNGDVPESLKDKRLLALDMGSLIAGAKYRGEFEERLKAVLSEIEAAAGGIILFIDEMHTLVGAGKSDGAMDASNLLKPALARGELHCIGATTLDEYRKYVEKDAALARRFQPVFVSEPTVEDTISILRGLKEKYELHHGVRITDSALVAAATLSNRYIADRFLPDKAIDLVDEAASRLRMQVDSKPEELDELDRRIIQLKIEREALRKETDTASKERLDKLEKELADLEEQSATLTARWRAEKDKLGRAQSIKADLDQARSDLEKAQRTGDLAKAGEIAYGRIPELERELKALEEAKSGAMVEEAVTPDDVAGVVSRWTGVPIEKMLEGEREKLLRMEDELAKRVVGQAEAVHAVSTAVRRARAGLQDPNRPIGSFMFLGPTGVGKTELTKALAVYLFDEESAMVRIDMSEYMEKHSVSRLIGAPPGYVGYEEGGALTEAVRRRPYQVVLFDEIEKAHPDVFNVLLQVLDDGRLTDGQGRTVDFRNTIIVLTSNLGSEFLANQPDGEDVDAVRDMVMATVRAHFRPEFLNRLDDIILFHRLRRTEMGAIVSIQLKRLEKLLEDRRIVLDLDRSALEWLAEKGYDPVYGARPLKRVIQREVQDPLAERILSGTVHDGERVSVTAGSDRLIFVSEAMPDEDGEAEPSAAA, encoded by the coding sequence ATGAATTTCGAAACCTATACCGAACGCGCACGGGGCTTCATCCAGTCGGCGCAGACCGGCGCCCTCGGCCAGGGCCACCAGCAGTTCCTGCCCGAACACCTTCTGAAGGTGCTTCTGGATGACGAGGAGGGGCTGGCATCCGGTCTGATCCAGCGCGCGGGCGGCAATCCCGCCGAGGCGCGGGCCGCGCTCGAACGGGCGCTCGCCAAGGTGCCGAAGGTCGGCGGCTCGGGCGGCGGCCAGCTCTATCTCGCCGGACCGACGGCGAAGGTGTTCGAGGCGGCCGAACGGCTCGCCAAGAAGGCCGGCGATTCCTATGTCACGGTCGAACGGCTTCTCGTCGCGCTCGCGAGCGAGAAGGATGCCGAGACCTCCAAGATCCTGAGCGCCGCCGGCGCGACGCCCGCGAAGCTCGAGGCGGCGATCGCCGACCTGCGCAAGGGGCGCACCGCCGACACCGCGTCCGCCGAATCCCAGTACGACGCGCTGAAGAAATATGCCCGCGACCTGACCCAGACCGCGCGTGACGGCAAGCTCGACCCGGTCATCGGCCGCGACGAGGAAATCCGCCGCACCATCCAGGTGCTGTCGCGCCGCACGAAGAACAATCCGGTGCTGATCGGCGAGCCGGGCGTCGGCAAGACCGCCATCGCCGAAGGGCTGGCGCTGCGCATCGTCAACGGCGACGTGCCGGAAAGCCTCAAGGACAAGCGCCTGCTCGCGCTCGACATGGGCTCGCTCATCGCCGGCGCGAAATATCGCGGCGAGTTCGAGGAGAGACTGAAGGCGGTGCTGTCCGAGATCGAGGCGGCGGCCGGCGGCATCATCCTGTTCATCGACGAGATGCACACCCTCGTCGGCGCCGGCAAGTCCGATGGCGCGATGGATGCCTCCAACCTGCTGAAGCCGGCGCTCGCCCGCGGCGAACTGCACTGCATCGGCGCGACCACGCTCGACGAGTACCGCAAATATGTCGAGAAGGACGCGGCGCTCGCCCGCCGCTTCCAGCCGGTGTTCGTCTCTGAGCCGACGGTCGAGGACACCATCTCGATCCTGCGCGGCCTGAAGGAGAAGTACGAGCTGCACCACGGCGTCCGCATCACGGACTCGGCGCTGGTGGCGGCGGCGACGCTGTCGAACCGCTACATCGCCGACCGCTTCCTGCCGGACAAGGCCATCGACCTCGTCGACGAAGCCGCGTCGCGGCTCAGGATGCAGGTCGATTCCAAGCCCGAGGAGCTCGACGAGCTCGATCGCCGCATCATCCAGCTCAAGATCGAGCGCGAGGCGCTGCGCAAGGAGACGGACACCGCCTCCAAGGAGCGTCTCGACAAGCTCGAGAAGGAACTGGCCGATCTGGAGGAGCAGTCCGCGACCCTCACCGCGCGGTGGCGGGCGGAGAAGGACAAGCTCGGCCGTGCCCAGTCGATCAAGGCCGATCTCGATCAGGCCCGCAGCGACCTGGAAAAGGCCCAGCGCACCGGCGACCTCGCCAAGGCCGGCGAAATCGCCTATGGCCGCATTCCCGAGCTGGAGCGCGAGCTGAAGGCGCTGGAGGAGGCGAAGTCCGGCGCGATGGTCGAAGAGGCCGTGACGCCCGACGATGTCGCCGGCGTGGTGTCGCGCTGGACCGGCGTGCCCATCGAGAAGATGCTCGAAGGCGAGCGCGAGAAGCTGCTGCGCATGGAGGACGAACTCGCCAAGCGGGTCGTCGGCCAGGCGGAGGCGGTTCACGCGGTCTCCACCGCCGTGCGCCGCGCGCGGGCCGGACTGCAGGATCCGAACCGGCCGATCGGCTCGTTCATGTTCCTCGGCCCGACCGGCGTCGGCAAGACCGAGCTGACCAAGGCGCTCGCGGTCTACCTCTTCGACGAGGAAAGCGCGATGGTGCGCATCGATATGTCGGAATACATGGAGAAGCACTCCGTGTCCCGGCTGATCGGCGCCCCTCCGGGCTATGTCGGCTATGAGGAAGGCGGCGCGCTCACCGAAGCGGTGCGGCGCCGGCCCTATCAGGTCGTGCTGTTCGACGAGATCGAGAAGGCGCATCCGGACGTGTTCAACGTCCTCCTGCAGGTGCTCGACGACGGGCGGCTGACGGACGGGCAGGGACGGACGGTGGACTTCCGCAACACCATCATCGTGCTCACCTCGAATCTCGGCTCCGAGTTCCTGGCCAACCAGCCGGACGGCGAGGATGTGGACGCGGTGCGCGACATGGTGATGGCGACGGTGCGGGCGCACTTCCGGCCGGAGTTCCTGAACCGGCTCGACGACATCATCCTGTTCCACCGCCTGCGGCGGACCGAGATGGGGGCGATCGTGTCGATCCAGCTCAAGCGGCTGGAGAAACTCCTGGAGGACCGGCGGATCGTGCTCGATCTCGACCGCAGCGCGCTCGAATGGCTGGCGGAGAAGGGCTACGACCCGGTCTACGGCGCTCGGCCGCTGAAGCGCGTCATCCAGCGCGAGGTGCAGGATCCGCTCGCCGAGCGCATCCTGTCCGGCACCGTGCACGACGGCGAGCGGGTGAGCGTGACGGCGGGCAGCGACCGGCTGATCTTCGTTTCCGAGGCGATGCCCGACGAAGACGGCGAGGCTGAGCCAAGCGCCGCGGCCTGA
- a CDS encoding methyl-accepting chemotaxis protein — protein sequence MTITIGLSAWGLHREYQEREITESVASYAIIDRDLFAALSNVRVERGDGSNALIREPQDGANLQKSVSTARGKVTTAVQGALAGLAALPSKEEAQARASLEAAFTAWEAVRRDYDAALSQPVASRDKALRDRYLDRGTALIDSVEQASRIVEQEMQALDPATSRLIQIRNLVWSARSMAGQNVFALNAALAEKRLMTAAELHALDDTNDTARFAWKMASEMISSPGIPDSLKAAQAEADAAYFTGPLNQAREAVSEALTAGKMPDIDFEKWRVDARAGLSKIADTATLAVTLVVDDAHAEHRDANRGFIIIAVVVVFTVLFAVAGFVVVNRRVVRGMTRLSDSMRTLAAGDTEAEIAGVGRRDEIGDMAAAVQVFRDNMIRNAALEAEAKAREAEAAVERRRLMQDLADRFENAVGGIVAAVSSAATELQHTAESMSSAATETAAQATTVAAAAEQAANNVQVVASAAEEMGASVQEIGSQVERSAGMSKLAVSEAGQTGALVRELSEGAMRIGNVVQLISGIAAQTNLLALNATIEAARAGDAGKGFAVVAAEVKTLAEQTTRATSEISAQIGTIQAATERAVGVIGGIAGRIQSMDDIAASISAAVEQQGATTHEIVRNITEAASGTGEVTRNITGVAGAADQTGAAASQLLSSSSALSSQAERLGHEVNRFLETVRAA from the coding sequence ATGACGATTACCATCGGTCTTTCGGCATGGGGGCTGCACCGTGAGTATCAAGAAAGAGAAATCACGGAGAGCGTTGCCTCCTATGCCATCATCGACCGTGACCTTTTCGCGGCGCTTTCAAATGTCCGTGTCGAGCGCGGCGACGGCTCGAACGCCCTCATTCGCGAGCCTCAGGACGGCGCGAACCTGCAGAAGTCCGTGTCCACCGCCCGCGGCAAGGTGACGACCGCCGTTCAGGGGGCGCTTGCCGGGCTTGCCGCCCTGCCGAGCAAGGAAGAAGCGCAGGCTCGTGCCAGTCTCGAAGCTGCCTTCACGGCCTGGGAAGCCGTGCGGCGGGACTATGACGCCGCGTTGAGCCAGCCGGTCGCCTCGCGCGACAAGGCCCTGCGCGATCGCTATCTCGACCGTGGAACCGCACTCATCGACAGCGTCGAGCAGGCCTCCAGGATCGTCGAACAGGAGATGCAGGCGCTCGATCCCGCCACCTCCCGGCTCATCCAGATTCGCAACCTCGTCTGGTCCGCCCGCTCGATGGCGGGACAGAACGTGTTCGCGCTGAACGCGGCCCTCGCCGAGAAGCGGCTGATGACGGCGGCCGAACTCCACGCCCTCGACGATACCAACGACACCGCCCGTTTCGCCTGGAAGATGGCGAGCGAGATGATCTCGAGCCCCGGTATTCCGGACAGCCTCAAGGCGGCGCAGGCCGAAGCCGACGCCGCCTATTTCACCGGCCCCTTGAACCAGGCCCGCGAGGCGGTCTCCGAAGCGCTAACCGCCGGCAAGATGCCGGACATCGATTTCGAGAAGTGGCGCGTCGATGCCCGGGCGGGCCTTTCGAAGATCGCCGACACTGCCACCCTCGCTGTCACGCTCGTGGTCGATGACGCCCACGCCGAACACCGGGATGCCAATCGGGGCTTCATCATCATCGCGGTCGTCGTCGTATTCACGGTGCTCTTCGCCGTCGCCGGCTTCGTCGTCGTCAACCGGCGCGTGGTGCGCGGCATGACACGGCTGTCGGATTCGATGCGCACCCTGGCGGCCGGCGACACCGAAGCCGAGATCGCCGGCGTCGGCCGCCGCGACGAGATCGGCGACATGGCCGCGGCCGTGCAGGTCTTCAGGGACAACATGATCCGCAATGCCGCGCTGGAGGCCGAGGCGAAGGCCCGCGAGGCCGAGGCGGCGGTCGAACGGCGCCGGCTGATGCAGGACCTCGCCGACCGCTTCGAGAACGCCGTCGGCGGCATCGTCGCCGCGGTGTCCTCCGCCGCGACCGAACTCCAGCACACCGCCGAATCGATGTCCTCGGCCGCCACCGAGACCGCGGCCCAGGCGACGACCGTCGCCGCCGCCGCCGAGCAGGCCGCCAACAACGTTCAGGTGGTGGCGAGCGCGGCGGAGGAAATGGGGGCGTCGGTGCAGGAAATCGGCAGCCAGGTGGAGCGCTCCGCCGGCATGTCGAAGCTCGCGGTGTCCGAGGCCGGCCAGACCGGCGCCCTGGTGCGCGAACTGTCGGAAGGCGCGATGCGGATCGGCAATGTCGTGCAGCTGATCTCCGGCATCGCCGCCCAGACCAACCTGCTCGCCCTCAACGCCACCATCGAGGCGGCGCGGGCGGGCGATGCCGGCAAGGGCTTCGCGGTGGTCGCCGCCGAGGTGAAGACGCTCGCCGAGCAGACTACGCGCGCCACCAGCGAGATCTCCGCCCAGATCGGCACCATCCAGGCCGCAACCGAGCGGGCGGTCGGCGTGATCGGCGGCATCGCCGGGCGCATCCAGTCAATGGACGATATCGCGGCCTCGATTTCGGCCGCGGTCGAGCAGCAGGGCGCGACCACCCATGAGATCGTGCGCAACATCACCGAGGCCGCCTCCGGCACCGGCGAGGTCACGCGCAACATCACCGGGGTCGCGGGCGCGGCCGACCAGACCGGCGCCGCGGCGTCGCAACTGCTGTCGTCGTCCTCGGCGCTGTCCTCGCAGGCAGAACGCCTCGGCCACGAGGTCAACCGCTTCCTCGAAACCGTCCGCGCCGCCTGA